The genomic stretch ACGATCGAAAAGAACGCGACGCTCACCGACATCGGCAACACCCTCGTCGACGTCGACGTGGTCAAGAGCACCAAGGCCTTCGTGAACGCCGCGGATGCGAACCCCAAGGGCAAGAACATCCAGTCCGGCACGTACAACCTGAAGAAGCAGATGTCGGCCGAGAACGCCGTGACCCTGCTTCTCGACCCCAAGTCGCGGGTCACCAAGGGCGTCACGTTCCGTGAGGGCCTGACGATGATGCAGACGTTCACGCTGCTGTCGAAGGCCACGAAGATCCCCGAGGACGACTTCGTGCAGGCCGCGAAGAACCCGGAGGATCTGGGCATCCCGTCCTTCTGGTTCAACCGGCGTGACAGCAAGCAGGTCAAGAAGACGGTCGAGGGGTTCCTCTTCCCCGACACGTACGAGTTCGACCCCAAGATGGACGCCGAAGCGATCCTCAAGGTGATGATCGGGCGGTTCCTCGAGACGGCCGAAGAGATCGGCTTCGTCGACACCGTGCAGAAAAACCTCTCGGTCTCGCCGTTCGAGGCGCTGATCGTGGCGTCGCTGGCCGAGGCCGAGTCGGGCGTGGCCAAGGACCTTCCCAAGATCGCCCGGGTCGCCTACAACCGCACGTACAAGCAGAAGCCGGCCATGCCACTGCAGTTCGACGTGACGGCGAACTACTGGCTGCAGCTCAAGGGCAGCGCCGCCAAGCACTCCGGCCAGCTCAGCCAGAAAGAGCTGAACGACCCGAAGAACCCGTACAACTCGGTGAGCCAGACCGGCCTGCCCCCGGGCCCGATCGACAACCCGGGCAAGGCCGCGCTCGAGGGCGCGATGAAACCGGCCACCGGGCCGTGGCTGTTCTTCGTGGCGGTCGACAAGGACGGCAACTCGGCCTTCGCGGTCACCGACGCCGAACACGAGAAGAACATCGACAAGGCGTGCGCCAACGGCATCAAGCTCAGCTGCGACTAGCCTGTTCGGCGTGACCACGAGCCCGTCCCGCCGCGCCGCCGTGTGCGGCAAACCGATCGCGCACTCGCTGTCGCCCGTGATCCACAACGCGGGGTTCGCCGCGGCGGGGCTGTCCGGCTGGGCGTACTCGTCCTTCGAGTGCGCCGAGTCGGAGCTGGCGGGGCTGGTGGGCGGGCTCGGGCCCGAGTGGGCCGGGTTGTCGCTGACCATGCCGCTCAAGGAGGAGGGCCTGCGCCTGGCCTCCTCGGCGACGGCGGTGGCGCTTGCGGTCGGTGCGGCCAACACCCTCGTACGCCGTGACGACGGGTGGCACGCCGACAACACCGATGTGGCCGGGATGGTGCGGGTGCTCACCGACGCGGGGCCGGCGGCCGCTCCCACGGGCGCCGAGCCCGACGGCGGGGCGGCCCCGGATACTCCCGGCAGTGAACTCGGCGGCGGTTCGGCCTTTGCTCCGACGGTGACTGTGCTCGGTGGTGGGGGCACGGCACGGGCGGCCCTCGCGGCGGCGGCCCAGCTCGGCGCGCCGGCCGTCACGGTGGTGACCCGGCGGCCAGCGGCGCGCGAGGAGTTGAGACCCGTGGCCGAGGCCCTCGGCATCACGCTGCGGGGCGTGGCGTGGGAGGACGCGAGCGCCGCTTTCGAGGCGGACGCCGTGATCTCGACAGTGCCCAGGGGCGCGGCCGACCACCTGGCCGGCGATGTGCCCTGGCGTGCGGGGACGGTGCTCTTCGACGCCCTCTACGACCCCTGGCCGACACCCCTCGCGGCCGACGCGCGGGCTCACCACGTACGGGTGCTGTCCGGTCTTGATCTTTTGCTGGCTCAGGCGCTCAGCCAGTTCGAGCAGTTCACCGGTGTGACCCCCGCCCCCGAGGAGGCCATGCGGGCGGCTCTGCTCGCCGCGGCGGCAGCCCGTTAGCGGCCGGTCAGCGTGACATGCCAGACTGTCATCCGTGTTGCGCTGGCTGACCGCAGGTGAATCGCACGGACCGGCACTCGTCGCGCTCCTCGAGGGTGTTCCCTCCGGGGTCGAGGTGACGAGCACGGAGATCGGGCGCGATCTCGCGCGCCGCCGGCTGGGTTACGGCCGGGGCGCCCGCATGAAGTTCGAGCAGGACGTCGTCGAGATCATCGGCGGCATCCGGCACGGGTTCACGCTGGGCAGCCCCGTCGCGATCCGGGTGGCCAACTCCGAGTGGCCCAAGTGGGAAACCGTGATGGCGGCCGACCCGGTCGACCCGGCGGAACTGGCTGCACAGGCCCGCAACGCGCCGCTGACCCGCCCGCGTCCCGGACACGCCGACCTGGCCGGCATGCAGAAGTACGCGCACACCGACGCCCGCCCCATCCTCGAGCGCGCCAGCGCCCGTGAGACGGCCGCCCGGGTCGCCGTCGGGGTGGTGGCCAAGGCCCTGATCAAGCAGGCGCTCGGCATCGAGATCGTCTCGCACGTCATCGAGCTTGGGTCGGTCGCGGCCAAGAGCGGCCTGATCCCCACTCCTGAGGACGCCGAGCGCATCGACGCCGACCCGCTGCGCTGCCTCGACCCCGAGGCCAGCGCGCGCATGGTGGCCGAGGTCGACGCGGCCAAGAGCGACGCCGACACCCTGGGCGGCATCGTCGAGGTGCTGGCGTACGGGGTGCCGCCGGGCCTGGGCTCGCACGTGCAGTGGGACCGCAAGCTCGACTCGCGCCTGGCCGCCGCCCTCATGTCGATCCAGTCGGTCAAGGGCGTCGAGATCGGCGACGGCTTCACGCAGGCCCGCTCGCGCGGCTCGGTCGCCCACGACGAGATCATTCCGACTCCCGACGGCGTCAAACGGGTCACCGACCGCGCCGGCGGCCTCGAGGGCGGCATCACCAACGGCGAGCCGCTGCGGGTGCGGGCCGCGCTCAAGCCGATCTCGTCGCTCAACCGCGCGCTGCAGACCATCGACGTCACCACCGGCGAGCCGGCCACGGCGATCAACCAGCGCTCCGACGTGGTAGCCGTGCCGGCCGGCGCGATCGTGGCCGAGGCCATGGTCGCCCTGGTGCTGGCCGAGGCCGCGGTCGAGAAGTTCGGCGGCGACTCGGTCGGCGAGATCCGGCGCAACCTGCAGGGCTACCTCGACACGCTGGTCATCCGCTGATGGCGCCGCGGGCCGTGTTCGTGGGCGCCCCCGGCGCCGGCAAGTCGACGATCGGCGCGGCGGTCGCCCGGCTGCTGGGCGTGCCGTTCGCCGACGCCGACGCGATCATCGAGGTCGAGGCGGGCAAGCCCATTCCCGAGATCTTCATCGACGACGGCGAAGAGGTGTTCCGCGAGCTCGAACGCCGTACGATCGCCGAGGCGCTCGGCTCCTTCGACGGCGTGCTGGCCCTCGGCGGCGGGGCGATCCTCAACGAGGGCACCCGCGAGCTGCTGCACAAGCACACGGTGGTCTATCTGTCGGTCGAGCTGAGCGACGCGGTCAAACGCGTGGGCCTCGGCGCGGGCCGCCCGCTGCTGGCGATCAACCCGCGCGCCACCCTGAAATACCTGCTCGACCAGCGCCGGCCGCTCTACGCCGAGGTCGCCACCCACACGATCAAGACCGACGGCCGCGAGCCGGACGAGATCGCCGCCGAGGCTCTCGCCCTGCTGCGGAAATAGCCGGAGCCGCTCTCCGCCGCGGGGCGATCGATCTTGGGCTCCTGCGGCTGTCCCGCGTTCTTTGCGGGCGCTCGGTGTGGGCTGGTCTCGCGCTTTTGCGGGCGCTCGGTGTGGGCTGTCTCGCAGCCTTGCGGGCGCTCGGTGTGGGCTGGTCTCGCGCCCTTGCGAGCCTCGGTGCGGCCTGTCTCGCGCCCCTTTGCAGGCGGCTATTTTGCGGCGGCCTCCAAGCGCTCGATCCGGGCGATCAAGGGCGCGATCTCGGCCCGTACGGCGGTGAGGAGCCCCCTCATCGCGGGAGCGCCGGGATTGTTCAGGTTGGTGCGGAGGTGGGCGTAACCGGCGAGGGCCACCCCGACCGCCCGGCGAGTGGACTTGGCGTCGGCGCCGCGGTCGCGCAGCGTTTTGCCCGCCCCGCCGTCGGGCTCTGCGGTCAGGGCCACCAGCAGATGCTCGCAGCCCACGTAGTTGTGACCGAAACCGATCGCCTCGCCGACGGTCTGTTCCAGCGCCATTGCCGCGTGCCGGCTGAACCGCAAACCGGCGGCCGCGCCACCCGCGCCACCCGGCGTGGCGCCGCCTGACGTGGCGCCGCCCGGCCCCGCGCCGCCCGGCCCCGCGCCGCCCGGCTCCGGGCCTGTGGGCGCGGTCAGCGAGGTGGGCGAGATGTCCATCGCGGTCAAGATCTGCAGCGCGAGGTTGTTGCCCTCGGCGAGCATGCCGTGCAGCAGGTCGCCCGTTGTCACTGCTTTGCGGCCGGCGTCGCGGGCCCGTTGCGCCGCCAACGTGATGACGGTGATCAGCCGGGCCGTGAGCGTGGGGAGGCGGTCGGCCAGTTCGGCGGCGTCCAGGTCGTCGAGCAGGGCCGCGCGGATCGTAGTGACCCGCTGCACCGCCTGTTCCAGGGCGCGCTGGCAGATCGCCGAGACCGGGATGCCGCTCTCGCGGACGGAGTCGGCCAGATCGTCAGGAAGGTACACGTTGATTTTCGGCATGAATCCTTTGTAACCCTAGTGGGGGTAGAAAGATATAACCCCATTCCGGCGCCGATAGGGTGTCGGCCGTGGTGACTCGGATTTCGGTGAGCGGTGACCGTCCGTACGACGTGCTGGTCGGACGTGATCTCGCGGGCGGGCTGCCCTCGCTGATCGAGGGCGCGGCCCAGGCGGCGGTGCTCTTCTCCGCTCCGCTGCGAGCGCAGGCCGAGCGGGTGGCGGAGGCGGCCGGGGTTCCGGCGCTGCTGATCGAGGTGCCCGACGCCGAGCGCGGCAAGACCGTCGACGTCGCGGCCATGTGCTGGGACAGACTGGGTGACAACAACTTCACCCGTACGGACGTCGTTGTCGGCGTCGGTGGTGGCGCGGTGACCGATCTGGCGGGTTATGTCGCGGCGAGCTGGCTGCGGGGTGTGCGCTGGGTGCCGTGCGCGACGTCGCTGCTGGGCATGGTCGACGCGGCGGTCGGCGGCAAGACCGGGATCAACATCGCCGCCGGCAAGAACCTGGTCGGCGCCTTCCATCCGCCGGCCGGCGTGCTCTGCGACCTCGACGCGCTGCGCACCCTGCCCGCCGATGACCTGCTGGCCGGCCTGGCCGAGGTGATCAAGTGCGGCTTCATCGCCGACCCGGTGATCCTCGACCTCATCGAGGCCGACCCGGCCGCGGCGGTCGACCCGGGGTCCCCGGTGCTGCGGGAGCTGGTCGAGCGAGCGGTCCGGGTCAAGGCCGAGGTGGTCGGCGTCGACCTCAAGGAGTCGGGCCTGCGCGAGATCCTGAACTACGGCCACACCCTGGGCCACGCGATCGAGAAGCGCGAGAAGTACACCTGGAAGCACGGCCATGCGGTCTCCGTCGGCCTGATCTTCGCCGCGGCTTTGTCGCATTTGTCCGGGCGGCTTCCGTCCAGCGATCATGATCGACACCGACGTGTTCTTTCGCTGGTCGGCCTCCCCACCTCGTATCCGAAAGAGGCGTGGCCCGAGCTGCTGAGCGCGATGCGTGTCGACAAGAAGACCCGGGCGGCGACCCTGCGCTTCGTTGTGCTGAACGCACTGGCCGAACCCGGCATCCTGGCCGGCCCGGACGAGGCCCTGCTGGAGCAGGCGTACGCGGAGGTGGCGCGATGATCTACGTGCTGAACGGTCCGAATCTGGGCCGCCTGGGCACCCGGGAACCCGAGATCTACGGCTCGACCACGTTCGCCGACCTCGAACGGCTCTGCCTCGAAACCGGCGAGGAGCTCGGCGTCAAGGTCGACGTGCGCCAGACCGACGCCGAGCACGAGATGATCAAGTGGCTGCACCAGGCCGCCGACGAGGGCGCCGACGTCGTGCTCAACCCGGCCGCGTGGAGCCACTACAACATCGCGATCCGGGACGCCGCGTCCATGCTGCGCGGGCGGCTCGTCGAGGTGCACATCTCCAATATCCACACACGCGAGGAATTCCGGCATCATTCGGTCATCTCGGCCGTCGCCACCGGGGTCGTCGCCGGGCTCGGGGTCGACGGCTACCGCCTGGCGCTGGCCCACCTGGCCCGATTCGCCGGGAAAGCATAAGCGCCGGTAAACTCGGTCGGTCACCGAACTCGTTCCTTCATAAAGGCAGACAGGGCTTACACGAACATGGCTTCCACGAACGACCTCAAGAACGGCCTGGTGCTCAACCTCGACGGCGACCTCTGGTCGGTCGTGGAGTTCCAGCACGTCAAGCCCGGCAAGGGCGGGGCGTTCGTCCGCACCACGCTGAAGAACGTGCTGTCCGGCAAGGTCGTCGACAAGACGTTCAACGCCGGCACCAAGGTCGAGACCGCCACGGTCGACAAGCGCACGATGCAGTACCTCTACCAGGACGGCGAAGACTTCGTCTTCATGGATCTCGACACGTTCGACCAGATCACCGTCCCCGCCGGCACCGTCGGCGAGAACGCGAACTACCTGCTGCCCGAGGCCGAGGCCACGGTCGCCACCCACGAGGGTGTCCCGCTCTACATCGAGCTGCCGACCAGCGTCTTCCTCGAGGTCACGTACACCGAGCCGGGCCTGCAGGGCGACCGCTCCACCGGCGGCACCAAGCCGGCCACGGTCGAGACCGGCGCCACGGTCAACGTGCCGCTGTTCATCACCACCGGCGAAAAGATCAAGGTCGACACCCGCGACGGCCGTTACCTCGGTCGTTCCTGAGATGGCCGAAGGTCCCAAGACGCAGATGCCCGCGCGTCGCAAGGCGCGCAAACGGGCCCTCGACGTGCTCTACGAGGCCGACCTGCGCGACTTGCCGCCCCG from Paractinoplanes brasiliensis encodes the following:
- the mltG gene encoding endolytic transglycosylase MltG, whose product is MIDELDLAFDEHADKTKPRHRRGRGGKKSTGKSGIAFVMAFVLLAALGGGVYFGYNKVKGFFTAADYDGAGGEPIQVTIEKNATLTDIGNTLVDVDVVKSTKAFVNAADANPKGKNIQSGTYNLKKQMSAENAVTLLLDPKSRVTKGVTFREGLTMMQTFTLLSKATKIPEDDFVQAAKNPEDLGIPSFWFNRRDSKQVKKTVEGFLFPDTYEFDPKMDAEAILKVMIGRFLETAEEIGFVDTVQKNLSVSPFEALIVASLAEAESGVAKDLPKIARVAYNRTYKQKPAMPLQFDVTANYWLQLKGSAAKHSGQLSQKELNDPKNPYNSVSQTGLPPGPIDNPGKAALEGAMKPATGPWLFFVAVDKDGNSAFAVTDAEHEKNIDKACANGIKLSCD
- a CDS encoding shikimate dehydrogenase, with product MTTSPSRRAAVCGKPIAHSLSPVIHNAGFAAAGLSGWAYSSFECAESELAGLVGGLGPEWAGLSLTMPLKEEGLRLASSATAVALAVGAANTLVRRDDGWHADNTDVAGMVRVLTDAGPAAAPTGAEPDGGAAPDTPGSELGGGSAFAPTVTVLGGGGTARAALAAAAQLGAPAVTVVTRRPAAREELRPVAEALGITLRGVAWEDASAAFEADAVISTVPRGAADHLAGDVPWRAGTVLFDALYDPWPTPLAADARAHHVRVLSGLDLLLAQALSQFEQFTGVTPAPEEAMRAALLAAAAAR
- the aroC gene encoding chorismate synthase; translation: MLRWLTAGESHGPALVALLEGVPSGVEVTSTEIGRDLARRRLGYGRGARMKFEQDVVEIIGGIRHGFTLGSPVAIRVANSEWPKWETVMAADPVDPAELAAQARNAPLTRPRPGHADLAGMQKYAHTDARPILERASARETAARVAVGVVAKALIKQALGIEIVSHVIELGSVAAKSGLIPTPEDAERIDADPLRCLDPEASARMVAEVDAAKSDADTLGGIVEVLAYGVPPGLGSHVQWDRKLDSRLAAALMSIQSVKGVEIGDGFTQARSRGSVAHDEIIPTPDGVKRVTDRAGGLEGGITNGEPLRVRAALKPISSLNRALQTIDVTTGEPATAINQRSDVVAVPAGAIVAEAMVALVLAEAAVEKFGGDSVGEIRRNLQGYLDTLVIR
- a CDS encoding shikimate kinase, with protein sequence MAPRAVFVGAPGAGKSTIGAAVARLLGVPFADADAIIEVEAGKPIPEIFIDDGEEVFRELERRTIAEALGSFDGVLALGGGAILNEGTRELLHKHTVVYLSVELSDAVKRVGLGAGRPLLAINPRATLKYLLDQRRPLYAEVATHTIKTDGREPDEIAAEALALLRK
- a CDS encoding Clp protease N-terminal domain-containing protein is translated as MPKINVYLPDDLADSVRESGIPVSAICQRALEQAVQRVTTIRAALLDDLDAAELADRLPTLTARLITVITLAAQRARDAGRKAVTTGDLLHGMLAEGNNLALQILTAMDISPTSLTAPTGPEPGGAGPGGAGPGGATSGGATPGGAGGAAAGLRFSRHAAMALEQTVGEAIGFGHNYVGCEHLLVALTAEPDGGAGKTLRDRGADAKSTRRAVGVALAGYAHLRTNLNNPGAPAMRGLLTAVRAEIAPLIARIERLEAAAK
- the aroB gene encoding 3-dehydroquinate synthase, which gives rise to MSAVVTRISVSGDRPYDVLVGRDLAGGLPSLIEGAAQAAVLFSAPLRAQAERVAEAAGVPALLIEVPDAERGKTVDVAAMCWDRLGDNNFTRTDVVVGVGGGAVTDLAGYVAASWLRGVRWVPCATSLLGMVDAAVGGKTGINIAAGKNLVGAFHPPAGVLCDLDALRTLPADDLLAGLAEVIKCGFIADPVILDLIEADPAAAVDPGSPVLRELVERAVRVKAEVVGVDLKESGLREILNYGHTLGHAIEKREKYTWKHGHAVSVGLIFAAALSHLSGRLPSSDHDRHRRVLSLVGLPTSYPKEAWPELLSAMRVDKKTRAATLRFVVLNALAEPGILAGPDEALLEQAYAEVAR
- the aroQ gene encoding type II 3-dehydroquinate dehydratase; its protein translation is MIYVLNGPNLGRLGTREPEIYGSTTFADLERLCLETGEELGVKVDVRQTDAEHEMIKWLHQAADEGADVVLNPAAWSHYNIAIRDAASMLRGRLVEVHISNIHTREEFRHHSVISAVATGVVAGLGVDGYRLALAHLARFAGKA
- the efp gene encoding elongation factor P, which codes for MASTNDLKNGLVLNLDGDLWSVVEFQHVKPGKGGAFVRTTLKNVLSGKVVDKTFNAGTKVETATVDKRTMQYLYQDGEDFVFMDLDTFDQITVPAGTVGENANYLLPEAEATVATHEGVPLYIELPTSVFLEVTYTEPGLQGDRSTGGTKPATVETGATVNVPLFITTGEKIKVDTRDGRYLGRS